AGGGTTTCAGCCCGGTCAAGGTCCTTCCCGGACATATTCAGGATGTTATAGTCCGCAATCCTAATCTGGCCAGCTGCCAAATCAGTCACAACGCTTTCACGTTCCAGACCGGCAGCGGAAAATTTTACACTTTCAGTGGCCTGCAATTTATAATTACCAAAGGTGTAGTCAATCACGCCAATGATGGGGCCTTCCGCCTTGTCACCTGTGGTCACAAACGGGATCTGCCGCATGCCATCATCCAAAATGATCCGTTCCGGGTTGAAGTCATCCACCTGGATGACCAGGCCGCCGCGAGCTGTCATCCCGCTGGCATAAGCACCGTTATCACCAACAACGGCAATCTCCTTATATTGACTCGTGCCGGAAACGGCCACAGCATCATTCACCTGCACCCGCATCCCCTCCAGGCTCTCAAAGAAGTCCAGCCCGTCATTCTCAGGGTCAAAATCATTATTGGCCGCAACGGAGCCATTGGCATCATCTTCAATGATCTGGTTTGGCGGGATACGACCATCTTCTCCCAGGATAACAGGCTCCGGCAAGTCGTTGCCGCTTGAGAGTACCTCAATATAAGGGTTTTCAAGCTGGGTAATGGTCAGGTAAGTTGAGCCAATCCCCCCGGCATTAAATTCTTCCACGACTGCGTTGATCAAAACCTCATCGCCAGCTTTAACTCTCGGCACCATCCCCTTGAAGACGAAAACACCATCCGAGGTGGCGGGGTCATCATCGGGGTTCGGGTCCTGCAGATAGAACCCGTCAGCCCGAACGGCTGTCACGATGCCGTGAACGTTGTATACCGGGCGACCCTTGAGGGGTGAAATGTGGCCTGCCCCCTGAATATCACTGATCTTGTCGCCTTCCGGCAGAGGTGTTGCCTTTGAAAACGCGTCACACCCCGCAAGGATAACAGAGACGACAACCAATATGATGAGGATTTTAGCTTGTTTGGTCATGAAAGTCTTTCTTTCTGAGTCTGCTTATTTATCTGATTGGAAAGTTCTAATGTCACGTCCTCATTATATCGCAAGCTTATCTCCACAATCGACCTCCAGATCAAATCGAATTGCAGTAAAATAGGATTATGGAACTACAAATTGCTGTTGCGAAAATAAACAATGCTTTCTCAGCCAAGAGCGGTGATACGGTTGAGATCATCGAGCGGCCCAACGGCGGGCTTTCCGCTGTCCTGGCAGATGGTCAGGTCAATGGTCAGAGCAACAAGGGTATCTCAACCATGATTAGCCACCGAGTGATCGGCAATATCAGTGAAGGCGTTCGGGATGGCTCCGCGATTCGGGCCGTCTCCAGCCGAATTTATGCAGAACACAACGGAATGGTCCAGGCCGACCTAACCGTGATCAGCGCCGATATGCAATCCAACACAATTCTGATCTCCCGCAATAACCCAGTCCCGGCCTTCATTGTCAGCGAAGGCCAGGTGGATTGTCTTACCACGGAATGCGAACCTATCGGGCTTCAACCTGACGGCACGCCAGCCATCGTGGAATTACCCATCCGGGCCGGCCTGATTGTCGTAGCCTTCTCAGATGGCATCTATAACGCTGGGCATCAATCACAGCAGACCTTCGAGATATCCACCACCCTGGAATCCTTCCTGGATGAACAGGAACCCACCGCCCAGGAAATCGCCGACTTTCTACTCAACCAGGCGATCCGGATGGATAACAGCCGGCCGGTGGATGATATGAGCGTGTTGGTGATGGCAGTTTCCCACCAATCCCCGGACCAAATTCGGCGGATGAACGTCACCATGACTGTTTAACATTTGTCCTGCCCTAATTTCACAAATATCTAAAAACTTACGATAAAATAGTCTCATCGTCAATTGACGTACTCTCACCATCACCTTAGGAGGAACCTATGCGTCAAAAGGTCGTGCTTGTCACCGGTGCGAACGGTGAAATTGGGCATGGACTGATCCGGTATCTTGCCGAAAATACCGATGTAAATATTGTTGCTCTCGATGTCGTCCCTTTGGATAAATCCCTGCGTCCGTTTTGCAGTGCTTATATCGTAGGAGATATCCTCGACCAAATGCTGCTGGGTCGAATGGTCGTTGAGCATGAAATTTCCACCATTTTCCATCTTGCTTCCATCTTATCCACCAAAGCTGAATACAACCCGGAGACAGCGCATCGAATCAACGTCGAGGGGACACTGAACCTGCTGCGTCTGGCAGTGGAACAATCCCAATGGCAGGGAACATCGGTTAAATTCATCTATCCCAGCTCGATTGCCGCCTATGGCATCCCCACCTTGGAAGAGAAGAAAAAAGCCGGTGCAGCGAAAGAAGATGAATGGCACCACCCTACCACGATGTATGGCTGCAATAAGCTCTACTGCGAAAACTTAGGTCATTATTATGGAGCCTTCTATCGCCAGCTGGCAGCAGACTGTGGCACATCTGAGACGGTTGATTTCCGCTCCCTGCGTTTCCCCGGGCTGATCAGCGCTGAGACAATCCCCACCGGTGGTACCAGCGACTACGGCCCTGAAATGCTGCATGCCGCAGCCCAAGGTGAACCCTATTCCTGCTTTGTCAGACCCGACACGACAATACCCTTTATGGTCATGCCGGATGCCGTCAAGGCCCTGGTGAAACTGGCCGAAGCGCCGCGGGAACGAATCTCCCAAATTGTGTACAATGTGACCTCGTTCTCCCTCTCGGCTGAGGATATTTATAAGATCGTTCTGAAATCCTTCCCCGAGGCCCAAATTGACTTCAATGTGGATACCTGCCGCCAGAAGATCGTGGACACCTGGCCGGAAGTGGTGGATGATTCCGCCGCCTGTCGAGATTGGAATTGGAAACCGGACTATGACTGCGACCGGGCTTTCAATGAGTACCTGATCCCCGCGATCCGAGGTCGGTATCAGAAATAACATAAAGAAACCAAAACCGGAGCAAATGCTCCGGTTTTACTTTTTAAAACAGCAAGATAAAAAACATATATTGGTATATCGCCCTGCCTATTGTTTTTCAGACGCACCTTTTATCCAACAATTGTGTTTTCTTCATTAGGTAACCGATCAAATTGACCAGCCCCATTGCTTGCGATACAATGGAACGATTAGTGTCATTTTATCAAGAAATGGTGCCTATGCCGATCTATGAATACCGCTGCCAGGATTGTACACATACCTTTGAACTTATCCGTTCCATAAAGGACGCGGACGCCAATCTCAGTTGTCCTCATTGCCAGAGTGAACAGATCAAACGACAGCTATCCCTATTCAACGCATCCAGCGGCGGCCAATCGCTGACATCCGGCGGCGGATGCAGCGGTTGTTCCGGTGGATCCTGCAGCTCCTGTGGAGGTTAATAATGGTAAAACGCTATCAACTCGCAATCATCACAGGGGGATCTAGCGGTATCGGCCTGGCAATCGCCAGGCAACTCGTTCGAGAAGGAACCAGTGTCTGTCTGCTTGCCCGCCACGAAGAAAAGCTGGAAACGGCAAAAGCCGAACTATCCCAATATAAGATAGACGAAAATCAAACCATCGACATCCTTCAATGTGACGTCACGGACTATGTTTGTCTCAAAACAAAACTGACAGCATATGTTGACGAACATGGTCAGCCAGACCTGGTGGTCAATTCTGCTGGCGTTACTTATCCTGGTTATTTCCAGGAACTTGATGTGGAAATCTTCCACTGGCTGATGAACATCAATTATTACGGAACGGTGCATGTCCTGAAAATCCTGGTACCCGGGATGATCGAACGTGGTTCCGGCACGATTTTGAACATTTCATCCCAGGCTGGTTTTGCCGGTA
This Chloroflexota bacterium DNA region includes the following protein-coding sequences:
- a CDS encoding nuclease; this encodes MTKQAKILIILVVVSVILAGCDAFSKATPLPEGDKISDIQGAGHISPLKGRPVYNVHGIVTAVRADGFYLQDPNPDDDPATSDGVFVFKGMVPRVKAGDEVLINAVVEEFNAGGIGSTYLTITQLENPYIEVLSSGNDLPEPVILGEDGRIPPNQIIEDDANGSVAANNDFDPENDGLDFFESLEGMRVQVNDAVAVSGTSQYKEIAVVGDNGAYASGMTARGGLVIQVDDFNPERIILDDGMRQIPFVTTGDKAEGPIIGVIDYTFGNYKLQATESVKFSAAGLERESVVTDLAAGQIRIADYNILNMSGKDLDRAETLADQIVNQMGAPDIIGFQEIQDEDGSTSTQSLSADGTYQIIIDAILAAGGPEYGFVDIDPELNRDGGIPGGNIRVGFIYRLDHGISLAEGVEGDARTATEVLNVDGELALSLNPGRIDPTNAAFGDSRKPLVVTFEVNGETLYLINNHFNSKGGDSALFGDEQPPVLESEVQRLLQAQVVHDFVAEMLAVDPDANIVVMGDLNDFQFSAPVLLLQGDLLTNLVNTLPVEERYSYIYDGNSQILDQMLISSNMLEKLVEYDILHINCEFDYQNRFSDHDPALAVFDLN
- a CDS encoding SpoIIE family protein phosphatase, with translation MELQIAVAKINNAFSAKSGDTVEIIERPNGGLSAVLADGQVNGQSNKGISTMISHRVIGNISEGVRDGSAIRAVSSRIYAEHNGMVQADLTVISADMQSNTILISRNNPVPAFIVSEGQVDCLTTECEPIGLQPDGTPAIVELPIRAGLIVVAFSDGIYNAGHQSQQTFEISTTLESFLDEQEPTAQEIADFLLNQAIRMDNSRPVDDMSVLVMAVSHQSPDQIRRMNVTMTV
- a CDS encoding NAD-dependent epimerase/dehydratase family protein, translating into MRQKVVLVTGANGEIGHGLIRYLAENTDVNIVALDVVPLDKSLRPFCSAYIVGDILDQMLLGRMVVEHEISTIFHLASILSTKAEYNPETAHRINVEGTLNLLRLAVEQSQWQGTSVKFIYPSSIAAYGIPTLEEKKKAGAAKEDEWHHPTTMYGCNKLYCENLGHYYGAFYRQLAADCGTSETVDFRSLRFPGLISAETIPTGGTSDYGPEMLHAAAQGEPYSCFVRPDTTIPFMVMPDAVKALVKLAEAPRERISQIVYNVTSFSLSAEDIYKIVLKSFPEAQIDFNVDTCRQKIVDTWPEVVDDSAACRDWNWKPDYDCDRAFNEYLIPAIRGRYQK
- a CDS encoding zinc ribbon domain-containing protein, whose product is MPIYEYRCQDCTHTFELIRSIKDADANLSCPHCQSEQIKRQLSLFNASSGGQSLTSGGGCSGCSGGSCSSCGG
- a CDS encoding SDR family oxidoreductase yields the protein MVKRYQLAIITGGSSGIGLAIARQLVREGTSVCLLARHEEKLETAKAELSQYKIDENQTIDILQCDVTDYVCLKTKLTAYVDEHGQPDLVVNSAGVTYPGYFQELDVEIFHWLMNINYYGTVHVLKILVPGMIERGSGTILNISSQAGFAGIFGYSGYSASKYAVRGFSDVIRSELKPLGIQVSVAFPPDTETPQLAFEEPLKPYETRFIAGATKVKSADDVAGDILRAMNRGKYIIIPGFDGRFFYHLINLLGNITYTIIDILVNIAQKKKAKEGK